In bacterium, one genomic interval encodes:
- a CDS encoding Rrf2 family transcriptional regulator, translated as MQLSRKADYALRAIRHISSLPKGKLGSINSIAEAESIPREFLAKILKDLTRAGILVSFQGVTGGYRLAKQPKEVTFLDVIEAIDGPIHLNLCTEQGTCTCDQFNKCDMKDFWSVQEDSFKKALSKHHFGRYKRARA; from the coding sequence ATGCAACTGTCTCGCAAAGCTGATTACGCTCTCCGTGCCATCCGGCATATCTCATCTTTGCCCAAAGGGAAACTTGGCTCGATCAATTCTATCGCCGAAGCGGAGTCAATTCCGCGCGAATTTCTCGCCAAGATCCTCAAAGACCTGACCCGCGCCGGGATCTTGGTCTCGTTTCAGGGAGTTACGGGAGGGTATCGCCTTGCCAAGCAGCCGAAGGAAGTAACCTTCCTCGATGTGATTGAAGCGATCGATGGGCCGATCCACCTCAACCTCTGCACCGAACAGGGGACCTGCACCTGTGATCAATTCAATAAGTGCGATATGAAAGATTTCTGGTCGGTCCAGGAAGATTCGTTCAAGAAAGCCCTGTCGAAACATCACTTCGGTCGTTACAAACGCGCCCGCGCATAA
- the pdxS gene encoding pyridoxal 5'-phosphate synthase lyase subunit PdxS, producing the protein MKRFEDSQYRVNVGLAEMLKGGVIMDVTNPEQAKIAEDAGAAAVMALERVPSDIRAEGGVARMADPDIIEGIKRIVTIPVMAKCRIGHVIEARVLESLEIDFIDESEVLTPADNKFHVDKWQFKVPFVCGCRNIGEALRRVSEGAAMIRTKGEAGTGDVSQAVKHLREINSQLRALTVMTEEEMYGFAKENQVSVEIVRMVAKTGKLPVPNFAAGGVATPADAALCMWLGAEAVFVGSGIFKSSDPIGRAKAIVSATTHWQDYKIIAEVSRGLGEPMKGIAAESIPTEHQLQTR; encoded by the coding sequence ATGAAGCGTTTTGAAGATAGCCAGTACCGGGTGAATGTCGGACTTGCGGAAATGCTCAAAGGCGGCGTCATCATGGATGTCACCAATCCTGAGCAGGCCAAGATCGCTGAAGATGCCGGCGCTGCCGCTGTTATGGCGCTGGAACGTGTCCCGTCCGATATCCGCGCCGAAGGCGGTGTCGCCCGTATGGCCGATCCCGACATTATAGAAGGGATCAAACGGATCGTCACCATCCCGGTCATGGCCAAGTGCCGCATCGGTCACGTCATAGAAGCGCGCGTACTCGAATCGCTCGAAATTGACTTTATCGATGAATCCGAGGTCCTGACCCCTGCGGACAACAAATTCCATGTCGACAAGTGGCAGTTCAAGGTCCCGTTCGTTTGCGGATGCCGCAATATCGGCGAAGCGCTCCGACGCGTCTCCGAGGGAGCCGCAATGATCCGCACGAAGGGCGAGGCGGGGACAGGCGATGTCTCCCAGGCAGTCAAGCACCTTCGCGAGATCAATTCGCAGTTGCGCGCGCTGACAGTCATGACCGAGGAAGAGATGTACGGTTTTGCCAAGGAGAATCAGGTCTCTGTTGAGATCGTTCGCATGGTCGCGAAAACCGGCAAACTGCCGGTACCGAATTTTGCCGCCGGCGGCGTTGCCACTCCGGCCGATGCTGCACTCTGTATGTGGCTGGGAGCCGAAGCGGTCTTTGTTGGATCAGGCATCTTCAAATCCTCCGATCCGATCGGTCGCGCCAAAGCGATCGTCTCCGCCACGACGCATTGGCAGGATTACAAGATCATTGCCGAGGTCTCGCGCGGTTTGGGTGAACCCATGAAAGGGATTGCCGCCGAGTCGATCCCGACCGAGCATCAGCTTCAGACCAGATAG
- the pdxT gene encoding pyridoxal 5'-phosphate synthase glutaminase subunit PdxT: protein MSIGVLALQGDFEKHANQVISLGAAVRLVKLPDDLNSIDALILPGGESTTMSILMDKHHLRQPLKDFARNHPLYGTCAGMILLANSIQDNQSGVAPLQLMDIDVLRNGYGRQLFSFEEEITAELAGTTEKLRGTFIRAPRIVRCGKDVTVLARYQNDPVLVRQGMLLAGSFHNELGSEATVLRYFLDDFFGDNR, encoded by the coding sequence TTGTCTATTGGCGTTCTCGCTTTGCAGGGAGATTTTGAGAAGCATGCGAATCAAGTAATATCGCTTGGCGCCGCAGTTCGGTTGGTCAAGCTGCCTGATGACCTCAATAGTATTGACGCGCTCATCCTCCCTGGCGGTGAGTCTACGACCATGTCAATCCTCATGGACAAACATCATCTGCGGCAACCGCTTAAAGATTTTGCCCGCAACCACCCCCTCTACGGAACTTGTGCCGGTATGATTCTGTTAGCCAATAGCATACAGGACAACCAGTCCGGTGTCGCGCCACTTCAATTGATGGATATTGATGTTTTGCGGAACGGATACGGACGTCAGTTGTTCTCTTTCGAAGAAGAGATAACCGCTGAACTAGCCGGCACTACGGAAAAGCTACGCGGTACCTTTATTCGCGCCCCCCGAATTGTACGGTGCGGCAAGGATGTAACAGTGTTGGCGCGTTATCAAAACGACCCGGTACTGGTGAGGCAAGGGATGCTTCTGGCGGGTAGTTTTCACAACGAACTCGGATCAGAAGCAACCGTTCTCCGCTACTTTTTAGATGATTTTTTTGGTGACAACCGGTAA
- the lipA gene encoding lipoyl synthase — MQTPHVRLPRWIKITPTSNPNYHRIRQTLKENGLHSVCQEASCPNIRECYGEGTATFMILGHHCTRGCNFCDVIKAQPLGLDLEEPARLARVVAELKLKQVVITSVTRDDLPDGGASIFARTIELLRRQDNEVKVEFLVPDFAGKYDSVKVILDSGVDVFAHNVETVARLHKRVRGAAKLDRSLSVLRYAADYSPRPVIKTGFMVGLGETREELVELMHQVYATGCDIVTIGQYLRPSLAHLPVERFYAPEEFVELARIGKEIGFAHVEAGPLVRSSYKAFHQSKGILEKAC; from the coding sequence ATGCAGACCCCGCACGTACGACTGCCACGGTGGATCAAGATCACGCCGACCTCGAATCCGAATTACCACCGAATTCGTCAGACGTTGAAAGAGAATGGTCTGCACTCGGTCTGTCAGGAAGCGTCCTGCCCCAATATCCGTGAATGCTACGGAGAGGGAACAGCAACCTTCATGATCCTCGGACATCACTGTACCCGGGGTTGTAACTTTTGTGATGTCATCAAGGCGCAGCCGCTGGGGCTCGATCTCGAAGAACCCGCCCGCCTTGCCCGAGTGGTCGCCGAGTTGAAACTAAAACAAGTCGTCATCACTTCGGTGACGCGAGATGACCTGCCGGATGGGGGAGCCTCTATTTTTGCCCGGACTATAGAGCTCCTCCGAAGGCAGGATAATGAAGTCAAAGTCGAATTCCTCGTCCCGGACTTCGCTGGCAAATATGACTCCGTCAAAGTGATCTTGGATTCCGGCGTGGATGTCTTTGCGCATAATGTCGAAACCGTCGCTCGCCTCCATAAACGCGTTCGCGGCGCCGCCAAGCTTGATCGCTCGCTTTCCGTCCTTCGATATGCCGCCGATTATTCGCCGCGCCCGGTTATCAAAACCGGATTTATGGTCGGATTAGGCGAAACCAGGGAAGAATTGGTAGAACTGATGCACCAGGTTTACGCAACCGGGTGCGATATCGTCACGATCGGCCAATACCTGCGCCCGTCGCTGGCTCACCTGCCGGTCGAACGGTTTTACGCGCCGGAAGAATTCGTTGAACTGGCCCGCATCGGGAAAGAGATCGGGTTTGCCCATGTCGAGGCCGGCCCGCTCGTCCGCAGTTCGTATAAGGCGTTTCACCAGTCGAAGGGAATACTGGAGAAGGCATG